TGCTCGACCAGCCGCTTTGCTTTTTCGATGACCATCTCCGCCACCTGCACATGCCGCTGGGCGGGTTCATCAAAGGTGGAACTCACCACTTCCCCGTGGACACTCCGTTCCATATCCGTGACTTCTTCCGGACGTTCGTCGATCAGGAGGACGATCAGGACGCATTCCGGGTGGTTCTTGGTGATGGAGTTGGCGATGTTCTGCAGGAGCATGGTTTTGCCGGCCTTGGGCGGGGAGACAATCAGCCCGCGCTGTCCTTTGCCGATGGGGGCCAGGAGGTCGACGACCCGGGTTGAATATTCTTCAGGTGTCCGCTCCATGACCATCCTCTCCTGGGGATAGAGAGGGGTCAGGTTGTCAAAGAGGATCTTATCCTTGGCCTTTTCCGGGTCTTCATAGTTGACCGCCTCCACCTTGAGGAGAGCGAAGTAGCGCTCTGTCTCTTTGGGAGGACGGATCTGGCCGGAAATGGTGTCACCGGTCTTCAGATTGAACCGCCTGATCTGGGAAGGGGAGACATAGATGTCATCCGGACCCGGTAGGTAGTTGTAATCCGGGGCTCTGAGAAAGCCGAAGCCGTCAGGGAGGGTCTCCAGGACCCCTTCTCCGAAGATAAACCCGCTTTTTTCCGTCTGGGCCTGAAGTATGGCGAAAATCAGTTCCTGTTTTCTCATGCCGCTGGCGCCTTCGACGCCCATATCCCTGGCCAGCTTGCTCAAATCGGAGATGCTTTTTTCCTTGAGTTCGGAAATGTTGAGGCTGTTTTCATTAAAGACGATATCTCTGGTCGTACCGTTAGCGTTTCTTGCGCCGTTTTCTGAGGGTTCAGGTGATGATCCGTTCATCTCCGGTCCAGGGACTGATGGGCTGGCTTCGGATTGATTCTCTTTCTCCTCATCCGTTTCAGGAACAGCCTTTGTCCTTTTGCGTACGCCCTTTTCTTTGGTTGTCATACCAGTTCCTCCCTTTCCTTTCTTTTTATGCGTCTTTCCGACCGGATTGACGAATTGTTATGATCGCTACGATCCATGACTTCTATCCGTTTTCTGCAATGGTATGCAAGACGCTTTTCTAAAAATGTTTGTAATGATAAACGGCCCTTGTTTTTTGCCATCAGATGCCGGTAAAACGGCTGAAAGGCTCATGGTGCTGTTGCGGAACGATCATGTGGGTGTTATGAAACCTCTTTGGGTTGAATGGTTAGTTTTTATCCTGAAGAAATTATAGAATCTGGTATCGTATCTTTTCCAGGTATGTTTAAATTTACTATAAACTAACGGCGAGAGGTTGTCAATATTTTTTTTCAATGATGTGTTAGCAAAGGGAAAATGTCCCCTTGATCTGCTTTAGAATTTCTATATCGGGATTCGGGATCAGTTTTAATCTTGACAGAGCCGTTTAGGATTGGTAAACTGAAAAAAACAATCAGAAGAGAACTTTAAATCTGGAGAAAAGTTTAAAGAAATGTTAGTTAAAGAAATAAAAGCCTTATTTATAGCAATTTGTCTTGTTTTTTGGGCTAATGCACAAGTTTTTTCAACCGATATTCCAAAATCCAATAAGAGTTCCCCGGCTGTCTCCTTTTATCATCCATCGGGGATGAATGGTTTCATCATTTATGATGTGAATCCGAGCATGCATAAAGACGGATTGGGATATCGAAACAAAAGCCTCAGTTTTTCTTCCCCCTTGGGATTGCCGGTGACGGTCGAGGTGGAGGGATATAGTGTCTCAAACAGGTCTGATGATCCGCAGGAAATCTTTCAGGATACGGAGAGCAATTATCTGGAGATTTTTTCCATTCAGCATGCCCTGAACTATGGAACAAGAAGTTCGCTCTCTCCCAAGAATGCGGATTCCTCGGACATTACCATGGTTGTGGCGAGCGCAAATTATCAGGCCACGGACCGGCTCGCCGCTAAATTATCGACCGGCGTCTCTCAGACCATCAATGAAAAGATCGGTTCGGCCTCTTCCCTCGGTTACGAGCTGGACATCACCGGTCTTTATGAGATTGCTCCAGGCCTCTCTTTTTCCGTCGGGGCCGGATACGCCACGAACCTGGATTCCTTCAAGGATTCTTACCAGATCCAGGATGGAAAACGGACCTTTTCTCTCATCTCCAAACTCCGTCTGAAATTCTGAATCCAACAAAGGCGCCTTTGAATAACCGGCTCGACGAATGCATGGATTGTTTTCTAAAGCAGGATCGTTCGAGCATTGAAGGGAGGCGGATATGATCTGTGATCTGGCAAGCAAGGAGTGTGTCCCCTGCAAGGGAGGTGTGCCTCCTCTAAAGGGCCAGGAACTAAAATCCTTATGGGATACGCTGGGCAACCATTGGCAGGTGATCGATGAACGTTATCTGGAGAAAGAATATAAGTTTAAAAACTTCCGGGAAGCCCTCGACTTCACAAACAAGGTCGGAGAACTGGCAGAAGCCCAGGGCCATCATCCGGACATCACCCTTTCCTGGGGAAAGGTCAAGCTCATGGTCTGGACACACAAGATCAACGGCCTGACAGAGAGTGATTTCATCTTCGCGGCCAAGTCAGACCGTCTGCCGTAATCCTGATCAGTATTCGATCCCTTCACGAGCGGGCAACCCGCTGGTCTCGGCCGGATGCTTGATCTTTTTCATTTCAGTGACATAGTCGGCCTTCTCAAGCACACGCGAGTCGGCGCCCCTTCCGGTGAGGACCATCTCGATGTTTTGGGGTTTGCTTTCCATCAGGGTCAGCAGGGCATCCACAGGTAATAAACCCTGGGCCGTACAGTTGTTGATCTCATCGAGGATCACCAGGTCGAAATCCCCCTGAAGAATCAGACGCTCTGCTTTAGCAAAGTCCTTCCGGACGGTTTCGGCAAGGATCTTCGGATCCACGGCCGGATCAAAAAGCGGGTGGACCTCTTTAAACCGCATGACCTCCATACCGAGAAGCTGTCTTTTCCCGGCCGTGATCTCCCCGGATTCGGCGCCGCCTCCTTTGAGAAACTGGACAAAGAGCACACGCCTGCCGTGGCCCACGCACCGCGCGGCAAGACCGAAAGCCGCCGTGGTCTTCCCCTTGCCGTCGCCGGTATAGACATGGATCATCCCGCGCATAAACCCTCCGTATCCTGAATATTCATCCCTGCCTGATCTCATATTCAAGCACGGGCTCGTGGGCCAGGGTATGGTGTATGGTGCATCCCTTGCATACGGCAAGGATCTGATCGTGTTTTTCGTCCGGGAACCCGGGGGGGAGGTGAATGATGGTCTTGATCTTGCTGACGCGGTAAGGGTTTTTTTCAAAACCCCAGTCGGCCTCTACACGAAGACCCTGGGCCGGGATATGGTTCCGTTCCATGTAGTGGGCGGCATAGTAGGCCACGCAGCCGGAAAGCGAGGCGATAAAGAGTTCCACCGGGCTCATACCGAGATTGGTCCCGCCCCCCTTGACCGGCTGGTCGATGATCACCTGATGTTCTCCGGATTCGGCGACAAACCGGTACTGATCCTCCAAACGGACCACCATAGGCATATGCAATACTCCTTTAAATTAAAAATGAAATATCTTGTCCAGGGGCTTCAGGATCTCTTCCCCGCCGGGACCCAGCTTTTCTTTGATTTTCTCCTTGAGCTGCTCCTTCTTCTTTTCAATAACCTGCCGGGCCTGTCCTTTGATCAGGGCTTCCATGTCCACCATGACATTCGGCTTGGCCGTATTGCCGGTTACCTTAAAGGGGATGTACTTCCTTTTTTTCTCGTCGATCAGATAATAGCTGAACCTCTTTGTTTGGGATTCTCCGACCTGCCGGAGGATCATGCGCGCATTGAGATTCAGATCCTGCTTGATGAACCCGGTCTCTCCGTTGGCTGAAAATCCGTGATTCTTGGAGGTGATTGCGGCATCCTGAATTTGAATCTTGCCGGATCCGATGCGGAACGTCCCGAAGCACTCATCGAAGGGAGTCTGATCCCCTTGTGCGATCTGCATCCCTGCCATCTGCGCGAGTTCGGTCACAGGAAGGCCGAACTTGCCGCCGATGGCCGAGAAAATCTTTTCTTCCAGGTTCACATTTTTTAAAACCCCGTTGACCACCTTGAAATCACCTTGGCCGGTCAGGTTTTTTTCGAGATCCGCCTTGTCGAAGCCGGCGCCGGAGAGGTTCAGATGGGTGTCGAGCTCACCTTCGATCTTCTCTTTGCGCGCGGCAAAGCTTTCCTGGAGCTTTGCGAGATCGATACGGGAAGTCTGGACCTGAGCCTGAAACGGAGGATTGAGAGCGCCGAGGTCCGCTCTGATATTTCCTGATGCGGAACCCTGTTCTCCGAATCCCTTGACGGAAAAATCGGTGAGGCTGACGCGGTTTCCGCTCTTTTCGTAATTTCCCTTCAGGTCTGAGAAGGCGACATTTTCGATCGTGCCTTTTGCAATCTCTATCTTTCCTTTGAAGTCAATCTTCTCGGGCAATGGAGACCCGGCTGCCTTTTTAGGTTCGGCGGATGCAGCCGCCTCTGCAGAGATGGACGGCCATTGAGGAATTTTCTTTGCTTCAGGTTTGGCCGGGTTCTTTTTCTCCGGGAGTTTGATTGCAAGGTTCGGAGAAGACAAGTCCAGGGTCATCAGCATTTTCTCCTTGGGCTTGCCGGAGATGCTCCCCTTTGCCTTCAGGGAGCCGTCCAGACCCATGCCCGATAGGGCGGGAAAGATCTTGTCCCAGCCCGGCAAGGGGATGTCGCTGCTACTGATCAGCATGGAAAGTGAAGGGTCGCTCTGGAATTTCAATACTTCGCCTTTGATATCGAGCTTCGCGCGGTCCACGGTGAGGTCCGCTTTGCGGAATACGATCTTCTGGTCTTTCAGATGCAGGGAAAGGTCTTGTTCAAGGCTGATATTCAATCCTTGAACCAGAGGCTGGTTTTTTGCAGCATCATTCAAGGTCAGTGAATCCACCTTTGCGGCGCCGGAAATCTTCAGGCCTGAGGCGAGATTGCCCGAGAGGTCTGAAGTGACGGTCAACGTTCCATCCTGGATCATGACCGGAGGCTTGGGCCCCAGAAAATCCATGAGCCGTTTGACTGCGAACTTCCGGATCGCCATCTGGAGGGCAAGAGGCATGTTCTTCGTGTTGAGGTCCGCTCCTACAGGTCCGATGGTCCCCTTGATTTCGATGTCTTTGGCATCGCTGTTCACTCCGAAGGAAAGGGAGAAGGGGATCGGTTTTTCCAGGGAGACATCCTCGAGCACGAGATCAAGGCGCTGGATCCGAAGTCCTTTCTTCATGGACTCGGATCCTGCGTCATAATATGAAAGGGCCGCGTCGGAAATCCTGACCTGAGAGACGATCAGGCTGGTCAGGTCGGAAAGAGGGGACTTGGCCTCTGCCTCTTTTTTCTGTTCTACGGCCGGCGGCGCGGCCGCCTTTTTGCCGCTGATATCGCTGAAGTTGAAGACCCCGTCTTTGTTCTTTTCGATCAGAATGCTGGGCTTCATGAGAATCACCCGGTCCACCTCCAGCTTTTTTTTAAGGAGCGGGAGGAACCTGACCTTGACATCCATGTCCGAGATGGAGAGCATGGACTCATCACGAAACCCTTTGGCGTTGGAGAGCGACACATCGGTCAGACGCAGGCCGAGCCCGGTAAAGAGCGTCAGCCGGATGTCTCCCATTTTGATATCCCGGTTGATGACCTCTCCCGCCCTGGCCAGGATCTGATCCTTGTATTGATTCAGGAATACCGGTGATAGGGCGATGGCCGCTCCCATGATGACCACCAGGACTACGATGATGCCTGCGAGGATGATCAGGGTTTTTTTCATCATGGCTCCCCTCCTTTTGATGCCCCGCCGAGGTTACACCGGGCGGCAGGTCGTCCTTTTTTAATTGCCTTTGATCACTTCCACGTATTGCATTCTCAGGTCATAGAGGATGGATTCCATGAACTGAGCCTCCTCCGGGGTCAGGTTCCCCTTGGTCTTCTTCTCGATCATGGCGATGATATCAATGGTCTGCTTGGCAAGATCCAGGTTTTTTTCCCTGGTTTTTGTAACCGGGTTGGGGATAATCCCCATCTGCATCATGGCAGAACTGCTCAGGGAGAGGATAAAGAAATTGAAGTCGATCTCCGGGAGAGGAGATTTTTTATCTTGTGTTCCGGCTGCGGGTTCAGTTGTTTTTTCAGCCTGCTTCTCTTTTTTGGGTTCAGCCCCTTTCCCGGTTTGTACCGTTTCATCCTCTTGATCGAGGGATTTCCGCTTGTCCACGAATGAAAATCCCTTCTCCTTTTTTTCTTCTTCAGACATGGTCACTCCTCCTCGTCTGACTCGAAATGAATGGTTCTGATCCTTTTTGTCTTTTACGGGATGTGCCCCTCCGGTAAAAAAGTTGCTTCCTGAAGAAGCAATCCGGCCGGCGGCTGTGTGAGTCTAAAAGTATATAACATAGAAAAAGGGGTTCTGCAAGCAAAGGTATGATTTGAAGACGTGATCATTTGAGGCCGGGAATGCGGGGAAAAAACGGAGTTCTATATTTCCCCCTCTTTTTTAAGGAGAATCAGCTGGTTGAATACAAAACGCATGATGGCATCCCGGAGGCGGCCATGAATATTGTAAAACTCGATGCCGTATTCATACAGGAGGTCCTTCTTTGTTTTCTCGATGATCCCGCCCCGGACCACCCTTGAGGGGATATCATCAAGATCCATGTCCTGGTCGAGGCTGAAGAAGAGGAGGATCTCGCTTCCGATAGAAATTTCTTTTTCGGTTTCCACCAAGACCCCGCCGGCGCTGATGTTTTGGATCGTCCCGGGGAAGACGCCTTCAGGGTCATGGATGGACCCGCCGGGGATCCGGCAGGTGACTGGGATGTCCACAGCGACCCGAAAATATTTTCTTCTCTGGAGTCGGAGAATCTCTTTGGGGCAGGTGAGGATCATCTGGGAGGCATAGTCTCCCTGGTATCCTTCCACCTTGGATTCGAACCCGTATCTCTGGTCTTTATAGACATAGTAGATCCAGCAATGGGTC
The Nitrospirae bacterium CG2_30_53_67 DNA segment above includes these coding regions:
- a CDS encoding transcription termination factor Rho; its protein translation is MGVEGASGMRKQELIFAILQAQTEKSGFIFGEGVLETLPDGFGFLRAPDYNYLPGPDDIYVSPSQIRRFNLKTGDTISGQIRPPKETERYFALLKVEAVNYEDPEKAKDKILFDNLTPLYPQERMVMERTPEEYSTRVVDLLAPIGKGQRGLIVSPPKAGKTMLLQNIANSITKNHPECVLIVLLIDERPEEVTDMERSVHGEVVSSTFDEPAQRHVQVAEMVIEKAKRLVEHKRDVIILLDSITRLARAYNTVVPSSGKILSGGVDSNALHKPKRFFGAARNIEDGGSLTIIATALIDTGSRMDDIIYEEFKGTGNMEIHLERKLLERRIFPAIDIARSGTRKEELLIDKDDLNRIWVLRKLLHPMGTVESMEFLLDKLKGTKSNKDFLASMNQ
- a CDS encoding 4a-hydroxytetrahydrobiopterin dehydratase; this translates as MICDLASKECVPCKGGVPPLKGQELKSLWDTLGNHWQVIDERYLEKEYKFKNFREALDFTNKVGELAEAQGHHPDITLSWGKVKLMVWTHKINGLTESDFIFAAKSDRLP